Proteins from one Rhodohalobacter mucosus genomic window:
- a CDS encoding alpha/beta hydrolase — translation MFQANSENPFKGPHQSGQTLTAGADPGSASGAMIMIHGRGATAESILMLANEFGENSLHLTAPQASGFQWYPYSFLAPTERNEPGLSSGLQAIHDIRMSLNEQGVPDKKIILLGFSQGACLASEYVARHPARYGGLIAFSGGLIGDELNPDSYMGSLDHTPVFMGCSDIDPHIPEERVHESADIFKRLGASVQVKIYPQMGHTVNEDEIHSAKEIIQSVISV, via the coding sequence ATGTTCCAAGCCAATTCCGAAAACCCATTTAAAGGCCCGCATCAATCCGGACAGACCCTGACGGCCGGAGCCGATCCCGGATCAGCATCCGGTGCCATGATCATGATCCACGGGCGCGGCGCCACCGCCGAAAGTATCCTTATGCTGGCCAATGAATTCGGGGAAAACAGCCTGCATCTGACAGCGCCGCAGGCATCCGGATTTCAGTGGTATCCCTACTCATTTCTGGCACCCACAGAGCGAAACGAGCCCGGTTTGTCCTCGGGCCTGCAGGCCATACACGACATCCGGATGAGTCTGAATGAACAGGGCGTCCCCGATAAGAAAATCATCCTGCTCGGGTTCTCCCAGGGAGCCTGCCTTGCATCAGAATATGTGGCGCGCCACCCCGCCCGCTACGGCGGACTCATTGCTTTCAGCGGCGGACTGATCGGAGATGAGCTGAATCCGGATTCCTATATGGGCTCGCTCGATCACACTCCCGTTTTTATGGGCTGCTCGGATATCGATCCTCACATTCCTGAAGAGCGCGTTCATGAGAGCGCAGACATTTTTAAGAGGCTTGGCGCTTCCGTTCAGGTAAAAATCTATCCGCAGATGGGCCACACAGTAAATGAGGATGAAATCCACAGTGCAAAAGAGATCATACAGTCCGTGATAAGCGTCTGA